In Stegostoma tigrinum isolate sSteTig4 chromosome 46, sSteTig4.hap1, whole genome shotgun sequence, the sequence agtgttcaggggtgtgtgggatgcttcaagggatggtgtggacttgttgggccgaagggcctgtttccacactgaagggaatctaatctaatttaaactCTGTTCACCATCAATAATCTGACCAGACCCCTTCAGTAGGAACTGATGAAAGGATGGGAACTGAAGTCTCCCCTTTGCCATGATGCAGTACCAAAACAACGTGGCACCATCTCAAAACATCACTGCAGCTCTTCTTCAAATTCCTCTGCCATGTTTTCCGCTGCATCCATCCCTGTTTCACTGACCTCCTGTGACCCTCCTGACTCTCCATCACCGGAACCAGACTCAATGCACTACCCCGCTACTCTCTGCACTTGTCGATTCCTGACGTGTTGTGTCCTGCTCGATTCCTGTGAGGATTGTCAGCATTCCTTCCTGATTTCCAATGCGTCCTTCCGTGAAACCCCCCTCTGCTCACAGCGGGCCTCGTGCCAATGCGAGATGTCGCGGAAGCAGCAGAACGCGGAAATGAATAATCCCCCGCTGGCCCTGACACCCGCGTCAGGTCACCCCCCCCCCATACCCTcccgcacccccaccccaccacaatcCCAGCGGTAACCGCCTCATCCTAGGCTCTGGATCACCGTGACACAGTGTCTTGTGACTCCGCTCAACAGACAGTGACACTGAAACCATATTGGAACTTGCCCTTCATGTGGTCCATGAAGGCGCCCAGGGCAAAGGTCAAAGGTAAAGGGGCGAGTTTCTTCTCCAGGACGCCACCAACCACCCAGTTGCTGTCCAAGGAGCCTGCAGGACGGAGGGGAGACATCAGCGTAAGAGGTTGACCCTGGAACACCATCCCCAGCCCCTCCCTGCAACCCCTGCCTGTACCCTTCTGCTATTGAGACAACACTCGCTCAGTCAACTAAAACCCTActccctgcccccccacccccaaccctggaCTGTACAAGCCATCTCCCCCTAAACCGTGTGGCCCTTCACCACCTCCTGTCCTGTTAAGCACTGACTGGATCTCTCCACGCCCTCAGCACTCCCCCGCTCAGTCCCTGTGGACTTTCCTCACATCCTCTCCTCTCGGGAGCTGGGAGCTCACCTCGGAACACCATGTTTGCCTCCGGGAGGTCGAGCTGGTATCCAAACGAGGAGACCGTCTCTTGGGTCTGAGAGCTCGCCTCGAACTCCACGCCCACCTGGACCTGCGGGGGAGGAGGGTCTTCGGTCAGTATCAGTGAGTCATACTGCACAGTGacgagacccttcggtccatccagTGCACACTCCCCAATTCAAcgagtcctacctgcctgctcctggcccctatcccttcaaacattttctattcacgTAATTAGAGTtattgaatcatacagcatagaaacaggcacttcagtccGGTCTGTGTCGACCAtaattcccaaactaaactagtcccagctgtcagcattttccccatatccctccaagcctttcctgttcatgtacttatccaaatgtcttttaaatgtaactgtgccCGCACTCATCACTTCctccggaagttcattccacacgcaaaccatcctctgtgtaaaaaaaatgccccctcCAATGTCTTCAatcttcccccctcaccttaaaaatatgcccccgagtcttgaaatcttCCACCCCTCATGATCATATagagctctataaggtcacccctcaacctcctacacaccaGGGAGAAAACTCCCAGCCCACCCATCCTCTTCTTGACCcgcaaaccttccattcccagcaacatcctggtaaatgccttctgaaccctctccagtttaataatatccttcctgtaacagggagaccagaactggacacaacgcTCCAGGAGAGACCTCACCAACGTCCCTGTACAACCCTGACTCCTACACTCACCACCATCTTATCCCCCCTGTCTAcaatgtgacacaaacttcaaagcatTATGTACCGGAAGCcccgaggtctctctgttctacagcactacccagggccctaccattaactgtagaaGTCCGTCTGTTGATTATattatccaaaacggaataccttatatttatccagattaaactccatctgccactcctcacccAACcagcccaactgatcaagatctccttGTAACCTCAGATAAACTTCTTTGCCGTCCACTGTACCAGCAACGATGGTGCCccctgcaaacctactaaccatgcctcctgtattctcaaccaaaccatttatataaatgtcacaCAGAAGTgaccctagcactgatccctgtggcacaccgctggtcacaggcctccagtctgaagaaCGAGCCTCAGTGTAACACAGGGTCAGAAAACGGTGACAGCCAGCACTGGAGGAGGAGCCCATGCAGCACCCTCATCGAGATCAGAGCTGATCCATGGGCAAACCCCACTAACCCACCTTCACCCCATCGCCCGCACCCCCCACCGCTTAACGGACATTGGGAAATTTGACTGACCCAGTTGCTGTTTGCGGGATGCAGTCCTGAAGTATCCTCAATCTTTGTGTTGCCTTGCTCCTCGATTGTCTCCTGAACAGGACTGGCAGCAGAGATCGTTCCACTTCACTGTGACAGCTCAAACTTCTGTCGGATCATCTACATCATCATCTAAATCCCGGGGAACACAGTCCATTCTGCTAACTCGACACAGCACACCCAGAGGCTGATACTTAGCCTCTACTGTGCAAAGCTCCTCCCTAGGGTCTGCACTTGACAGCCCTGTGGAGATTAATTAGCATTTCGACACCCCTCGTGTTCGATTAGTTTACATAGACAGGCCAGTACTTAAATAGCTGCCAGTTGGTGAGATTACAAACATCAGCGTATCTGTACCGTTGTCTCGTCCCCCAGGAAACTAGCTTCCTGCCTCTGCTGGAATCACATTTTCACCAATCGCAAAGTGCTCTCTTTCACCGGCCAGTCTGACTTCCCTCACCTGAAGGGGGGCAGCCAGCCCTGAGCCGAGCGAACAGATCTGAGAGAACACTCACCTGATCGTTCGCCCTGTGGTAGTAGCTCACGTGTGCCCCGCCTCGACCAATATTCAGAGTGGCTGTCCACTGAGGGGCTGTGTAACAGGGACGCAAACACAGTCAGTGTACGACACAGGCCTGATACCCTAAACTGCGGCGCCCCTCAGCGCGGCACAGCGACGGGCCCCGTGTCCCCCTCAGCGCGACGCCCCAGCGACGGACCCCGCCCCCCTCAGTGCGGCACAGCGACGGGCCCCGCGTCCCCCTCAGCGCGACGCCCCAGCGACGGACCCCGCCCCCCTCAGCGCGGCACAGCGACGGGCCCCGCCCCCCCCTCAGCGCGGCACAGCGACGGGCCCCGCTCCCTTCAATGCGGCACAGCGACGGGCCCCGCCCCCCCCTCAGCGCGGCACAGCGACGGGCCCCGCTCCCTTCAATGCGGCACAGCGACAGGCCCCTCACTGTGGCACTTACTGGCATACTTGCCGGCCAGTGTAAAGATGGCCCCTTCCTCGTTGGGTCTGCGATGGTAGACTATCTCTCCCCCGAGGACTAGGTTCTGGGTGACGCTCTGTAGAAAGTGCCCGACCACGATCGCTGgaggaagagggggagagagaggaacaaacacactcaggtctttAGGCCTACTGCATCCTcccacaaccccccacccccgctccaaACCCATTGCTTGGGGCTTCGTGCTCAGAGTCAGAGCCTCCTTACCTGATTGGTTGATGATGTCGGGGTTACCGAGGGTGACGCTGGCTGTAAAGTTGTCCCCTCGATATTCCGAATCAAACTGCCAGGTCAGAAATTTGTTCTGCTGCGTCTGGGAACAGGGACAAATTGTGGCAATTGGTCATCATGCCGAGATGTACACCCTCCCACCACGCTCCTCCGATTCCCAGCCTCCCCTCACCCAGGAAATACCCCACCCCAAAAACTCCCTCCCGAGGGCCTTGTGGAGAACAGGCAGCTCGGGTCTAGAAACAGTTGGTATCTCTGGGTCACTGGTCAAGGATCAGATAAGAGAACCTAAACTCACAGACTGAGCCCCTcaccagcacggtggctcagtggttagccctgcagcctcactgcgccagggacccaggttcgataccaccctcgggcgactgtctgtgcaaacttcacacgtTCTCCCcgaatctgtgtgggtttcctttgggtgctccggtttcctcccacggtccaaagatgtgcaggttcgggtgtattggccgtgctaaattgtcccatagtgcccagggatgtgcgggttagggtgggttggccgtgctaaattgtcccgtagtgcccagggatgtgcaggttagggtgggttggccgtgctaaattgtcccatagtgcccagggatgtgcgggttagggtgggttggccgtgctaaattgtcccgtagtgcccagggatgtgcgggttagggtggattggccgtgctaaattgtcccatagtgcccagggatgtgcgggttagggtggattggccgtgctaaattgtcccatagtgcccagggatgtgcgggttagggtgggttggccgtgctaaattgtcccgtagtgcccaggggtgtgcgggttagggtgggttggccgtgctaaattgtcccgtagtgcccaggggtgtgcaggttagggtggattggccgtgctaaattgtcccatagtgtccagggatgtgcaggttagggtgggttggccgtgctaaattgtcccgtagtgcccagggatgtgcgggttagggtggattggccgtgctaaattgtcccatagtgtccagggatgtgcgggttagggtgggttggccgtgctaaattgtcccgtagtgcccaggggtgtgcaggttagggtggattggccgtgctaaattgtcccatagtgtccagggatgtgcaggttagggtgggttggccgtgctaaattgtcccgtagtgcccagggatgtgcgggttagggtggattggccgtgctaaattgtcccatagtgtcccagggatgtgcgggttagggtgggttggccgtgctaaattgtcctgtagtgcacagggatgtgcgggttagggtgggtttgctgtgggaaatgcaggatgacAGAGATacggtaggatgctcttcagagggtcggtgcagagtcaatgggctgaatggtctctttccgcATTGgggcgattctatgattctaaagatAGAGAGACGCCGAGTCTGATTTGGTTTCTGAGATTTAATGGAGGTATTTGAAATTCTGAAGGGATTGAACACATCAGCGAAAAACCATTCCTACAAGCAGGGGAATCAAGAAGGCAATAGCACAGAGTTAAAGTGACTTGTTAATGGAAAAAAATcagacgtcatgttgaggttgtacaggacattggtgaggcctctcctggagcactgtgtccagttctggacacccagttacaggaaggttATCAGTAACCTGGAGAGGGGGTAGAAGGAatttagactagattccctacagtgtggaaacaggcccttcagcccaacaagtccacaccgccccttgcagcatcccacccagacatatccccctataacccacacatccctgaacactacgggcaatttagcacggccgatccacctagcctgcacatctttggattgtgggaggaaaccggagcacccggaggaaacccacgcagacacggggagagtgtgcaaactccacgcagacagttacccgaagctggaatcgaacccgagtccctggcgctgtgagcctgcagtgctaaccactgagccaccgtgccaccccgttaaccaggatgttgctgggaatgaagggtttgggAGGCTGTGACTTTTCTCACCGGAGTGTGGCAGGTTGAGAGGTGgtcttacagatgtttataaaatcatgagggccatagataaagCGAACGTCAGGTGCCTTTgccctggggtgggggatttcaagagcaagtggtgtatttttaaggtgagagggcaaagatttcaaaaggagACGAGGGGAAACTCTTGTTTTCATAAACGCAGAGAGTAGtttgtgtgaatggaatgaaaaTCCTGAAGAGGCAGGTGCGAGTAGAATAGAATACCCATTATTGCCAGACGGAAGACATTTGGGTAAATACacaaataagaaaggtttggaggggtacagaccaagtgcaggcagcGGGGAACGAGTTTAGATTGGGATGATGGTCGACACGGGGAGAAGggcctatttccgtgctgtacgagGAGAAACTGCGTCATGCAGCGAGTTCTTGTGGGCCTGTAACGGGATGCCTGGAAAGGCACGGGAAGCACGATCAACAGGAACACTGGAAAAGTATCGGAAGGGGTAACACTGACACTCCTGTGAAAGCACAGCAGAGTGGGATTAATCTCTCAGCTAACGTCAAAGAGCCACATGGGCACAACTGTGGGTTCTACATCTCTGCCAGGctttgaattaaaacaaaaaggacCCGACGTGGCATGTCAGCTTCACACGTTATTCCGATCAGGAGGACCGGTGACCGGATTTAATTTGAAATGAACAGAGAGATGGTTCTATTTGAATTGAACTTAGTGGCTCAGTTCTGGATTTGACCCACTGCGCTGCCGTTTTAAGGATTTAGTACAGGTAAGGTGGGGGATTGATTTTCCAAATGAGACTATGCTGACAATTGTAGAGAGAGGCACTTCCCTGCGAAGGGGGTGTCAGACCTGAAATGCTGCTTTGGCACGGATCCTCTCGGCCAGCAGGAGGATACACTGCGCGTTTAAGCTTCCTGAGCTGTCCATTTCACCCACCAGCAGCGGGAAATTCTAGCACAGAACAGAAGAGAAGAAGTGAGATCCATGAGTCACACCCGTTCCCATTCACTACCTctgcacacaatcccaatggacccaaacccgtTCCCATTCACTCCTACTGTAcgcaatcccaatggacccaaaccccttcccattcactcctacTGTAcgcaatcccaatggacccaaaccccttcccattcactcctacTGTACGCAATCCCAATGGactcaaaccccttcccattcactcccactgcacgCAATCCCAATGGactcaaaccccttcccattcagtcccactgcacacaatcccaatggactcaaaccccttcccattcactcctacTGTACGCAATCCCAATGGactcaaaccccttcccattcactcccactgcacgCAATCCCAATGGactcaaaccccttcccattcagtcccactgcacacaatcccaatggactcaaaccccttcccattcagtcccactgcacacaatcccaatggacccaaacacCCTTCTCAGGCACCATGCACCCAATGGATACAAGCCCTTTCCTATTTACTCGCACTGTAGCCAATCCAAATGAACACAAATCCtttctttccacatccactctccccctcccacccgacgctcagtcgcagcagtgtgtaccatctacaagacgcgctgcagaaatttaccaaagctcctcaggcagcaccttccaaaccccacgacccacttccatccagaaggacaaggggcggCAGGTACATGGGACCCCCGCCccgtgcaagttcccctccgtgcccctccccccatcctgatttggaaatatatcgctgttccttcagggtcgctgggtcagaatcctggaattccctccctgagggggcaatgtgggtcaacccagggatgtgggctgcagcggttcaaggggGCAGCTCAgctccatcttctcaagggggcaatgaATCCTGACCAACTATCAATGCCACATTCCAcgattaaattaatttaaaaatctcaGAGGTACACAATCCTAACTGAGCAAACCTCTTCATGTTCAATGTCAGAGTGAGATAAAGGAGTAAGTATTGATGAGAGCACAGAAcctgaaagggagggagggaaagaccCACAAGGATgggtggaggcagggagagatGTGACAAGGGCTGAGGATGCGGAAACTCTGCCTCCTGCAGACCCAGAAGTGAATTACCTGAGACAAtgcaccccaccccaacctcccTAACGGCAGGACAGCAGCACAAACACAGACTTACTTCGCCAGGGCCTGCCTGTTGAGTTCCCGAGTATGTCGCGTTGAAGTGGTAATGTGGCGATGTCGAACTCATGTGGATGGTATGGGCAGCCTGTAGAGGCACAAGGCGAGAGAATTTACAGCAACAGGCAGAGATGGAACTTGACTCTGTATCTAGGGCCGGCGTTGGCGGAGCGGGATCATCGCTGGTCTGttgatccagaaactcagctcgtgttctgggggcctgggttggAATCCCACCACGACAGATGGTGGGATTTCAAGTCACGagacaaaatctgaaattaagagtctaacgacaGCCACAATTGTCAGAACAACCTGCCTGGCTAATGCCCTGAGGGtcggaaatctgccaccctcacctggtctggcctatgtgtgactccagacccacagcgatgtggttgactctcaagtgcCCACTGAAacggcctagcaagccactcagttggacTAATCACCACAAgttctcaaagaaatgaaactggacacaTCAGCTGGCATCAACCTtagcaccagaaaagacaacggcagaaacagccctgtcgaccctgcaaagtcttccccactaacatctgggggttagtgtcAAAATTgtgagagctgtctcacagactagtcaagcaacagaaTCGTACCTTatagacaatatcccagacaccaccatcaccatccctggatatgtcccgactcaccagcaggacagaccccgccaggggcggtggtggggggggggggggaaagagtacAGTGGGCTACAGTCAGGAGGTGTTGCTCTGACAGAAACGGCACTTGGGGTTTAATTCAGGTAACTGTGAGGTGCTATGCTCTGGGAGATCAAATGTGAAGGAAAAGTATGCAGTTCATGGCAGGACCCTGAGTAGCAGTGATATACACACagaccttggggttcaagtccacaaTACCCTGGAAGTGACCCCACAAGTGGAGAggctggtaaagaaggcatatggcatgcctgtctttattggtcggggaattgagtGCGAGAGTCTGGATGTCAGGTTGCAGCTTTCTAAGACTTTGGTTGGGCCACATTTTGAGTATGGCATTCCATTCTGgatgccacactataggaaggatgtggacgctttggagagggtgcagaaggggtttaccaggatactgcccagattagagagtatgagctgtagggaaaggctagaaaaactcaggttgttttctctggagtggcagaggccgaggggagacttgataggagtttataaaattgagatgcacAGAaaggtcagaatcttttcccagggttgatatgtctaaaactagggaagatgcatttaaggtgagatgggggttaagttcaaaggagatgtgagaggcaagtttttttttacacagagagtgttggagtctggaacatgctgccagggggaggtggtggaggcagatacaatgggggtgtttaaggggcttttagataaacacatgaatatgcaagggatGGAGGcatgtggaccaagggcaggcagaagagattagttttaTTCGGGATCATGTTTTGCACAATaatgtgggccgaagggccagttcctgtgctgtactgttcagcATTTCATGTTCtaatcctgccacatctagtGATCAATGTgggggacaattaaacaactcactggaggagggagctccacaaatattcccatcctcaacgatggaagagcccagcacatcagtgcagaagataaggctgaggcattcgcagcaatcttcagccagaagtgccgagtggatgatccatctcggcctcctcctgtggtccccagcatcacaaatacCAGACTTCAGCCGATTCaactcactccatgtgatataaagaaattgttggagacaCTGGGCACTGCAAAGGcgacaggccctgacaacattctggcagtggtactgaagacttgtgctccagaacttgccactcccctagccaagctgttccagtacagttacaacactgggatttACCCGACAATGAGGAGaattgcccaagtatatcctgtacacaaaaagcaggacaaatccaacccggccaattcccatcccatcagtctcctctcgaccatcagtaaagtgatggaaggtgtcagtaacagtgttatcacacagcacctgctcagcaataacctgctcagtgacgcccagtttgggttccgccagggccactcagctcctgacctcattacagcctcggttcaaacatagacaagaGACCTAGAATCCAGAGGGTGACAGCTTTTGATATCAAGGCTaaattcgaccgagtgtggcatcacaCAGCCCTGGCAAAGCTGagatcaatgggtatcaggggcaaatgctccggtggttggagtcgcACCTGGCACACCGGGAGATGCTGGtgtttgtgggaggtcagtcatctcagctccaggacatctctgcaggagttcctcaggggagtgtcccaggcccaactatcttcagctgcttcaatgaccttccctccatcatcaggtcagaagtggggatatttgctgatgcaatgttcagccccattcgtgactcctcagatactgaagcagcccgtgtccgaatgcaacaagatctgcacaacatccaggtttgggctgacaagtgacattcgcgccacacaaatgccaggctgtgcccatcaccaataagagacaatctaaccactgccccttgacattcaatggtgttaccatcactgaatcccccccactatcaccatcctgggggttaccattgaccagaaactcaactggacccaccacataaacacagcggctacaagagcaggtcagaggctgggaatcctgcagtgagtaactccagTCCTGTCTCCCCCCaaatcctgtcccaccatctacaaggcacaaggcaggagtgggatgggatactccccacttgccccgggatgggtgcagctccaacaacactcaagaagctcgacaccatccaggacagagcagccgcttgattggcaccacatccacaaacatcccactccctccccccaccgacgctcagtcgcagcagtgtgtaccatctacaagatgctctgcagagattcaccaaagatcctcaggcagcaccttccaaacccacgactcaCTTTCATCCaaaaggacaaggggcagcaggtacatgggactcctaccccctgcaagttcccctctgagtcaTTCACcattctgccttggaaatatatcgtcattcGTCGGtattgctgggtcagaatcctggaattccctcactaaggggacattgtgggtcaacccacagcacatggcctacagcagttcaagaaggcagcttcccccccaccttctcaaagaaggcAATCaggcttctgagactttataaagctctagttaggtcccatttagaatactgtgtccaattttgggccccacaactcaggaagggcatactagccctggagcatgtccagcggagattcacacggatgatccctggaatgataggtttaatgtatgatgaatggctaaggatcctgggattgtactcattagagtttagaaggttgaggggagatctaatagaaacttacaagataatgtatcgtttagaaggggtggacgctaggaagttgtttctgttaggtggggagactaggacacgtgggcacagacttaaaattagagggggtaaatttaaaatggaaataaggagatatttcttcagccagagagtggtgggcttgtggaattcattgccatggagtgcagtggaggccgggacgttagacaccttcaaggcagagttcaaaaaattcttgatctcaaaaggaatcaagggctacggggagagtgcagggaagtggagttgaaatgcccatcagccatgatttaaatggcggagtggacttgatgggccgaatggccttacttccactcctatgtcttatggtcttatggatggggcaataaatgctgagcccagacagtgacacctacattccacaaaatgaattttaaaaaataacctgATCGCGTCCCAGTGTTGGGGTGGTCTGCAAGGACagcgtagagagagctttacaGTGAATCTAACCATGTGTTGTCCCTATCTGGGATTATTTAATGAATGAGATGCTTGGCAAATACTGACCTGAAAGTGTTGGCTGAGATTTTTGTTGATGACCAGCTTGACACCTTCAATTTGTTGTGGAAAAACATCTGTCcggttcagggaaggaaatgtcaTGGTTAACATCAGAAAAGAGCCCAATCCAAGAGGGGGAAACCCTCTGCCAATGACCTCACCTCTCCTTCCCTTGAGATTTTTCAGAACAATTCCTATTCCCTGTGACCCTCACCATAACTGTTGTCCCCTCCGACTCTGAATGCCCTCTGTGGTGACCTTTGGCCCCTCCTGTGGACCACACCCTTCTCCATAATCTCCTGCCCTGTGATCCTTACTCCTGTGACCCTTTGCCCCTCACCATGACCTTTAACTCACTCAATGACCCCGACCCTGCTCCCCACCATGATTCCTGTCTTCTCTGCATGACCCTTGGCCCCTGCCACCGCACCTCCCCTCTGTGACCCTTGCCCACCTGTGACCTCTGTGCTTTGGCCATTAACATCAACCCGGCCCTCACCATGGCCCTAACTCAACCAACAACCCTTGCCCTGTGACCCTATCCCTTCCCAACTTGACCTGGGCCCTCTGCATGACCCCGGTGTCATCCATGCTGGGTCCCCACAATCCCTGCATGCCCCTTGACCCCCATCTTTCCTGCATGACCCTTGACCCCAATCTACCAGGCGAGACCCTTGACCCACATCTTCCCTGCGTGACCCTTGACCACCAGCTTCCCGGCGAGACCCTTGACCCACGCCTTCCCTGCGTGACCCTTGACCCACGCCTTCCCTGCATGACCCTTGACCCACGTCTTCCGTGCGTGACCCTTGACCACCAGATTCCCTGCGTGACCCTTGACCCACGCCTTCCCTGCGTGACCCTTGACCACCAGCTTCCCTGCGTGACCCCTGACCTTTGCACCGCCGGTGTAGCCGCTCGAA encodes:
- the LOC125449581 gene encoding mitochondrial import receptor subunit TOM40B-like isoform X1, with translation MGNRAAAERRRRLHNPGGFERLHRRCKDVFPQQIEGVKLVINKNLSQHFQAAHTIHMSSTSPHYHFNATYSGTQQAGPGENFPLLVGEMDSSGSLNAQCILLLAERIRAKAAFQTQQNKFLTWQFDSEYRGDNFTASVTLGNPDIINQSAIVVGHFLQSVTQNLVLGGEIVYHRRPNEEGAIFTLAGKYATPQWTATLNIGRGGAHVSYYHRANDQVQVGVEFEASSQTQETVSSFGYQLDLPEANMVFRGSLDSNWVVGGVLEKKLAPLPLTFALGAFMDHMKGKFQYGFSVTVC
- the LOC125449581 gene encoding mitochondrial import receptor subunit TOM40B-like isoform X2 — its product is MGNRAAAERRRRLHNPGGFERLHRRCKDVFPQQIEGVKLVINKNLSQHFQAAHTIHMSSTSPHYHFNATYSGTQQAGPGENFPLLVGEMDSSGSLNAQCILLLAERIRAKAAFQTQQNKFLTWQFDSEYRGDNFTASVTLGNPDIINQSAIVVGHFLQSVTQNLVLGGEIVYHRRPNEEGAIFTLAGKYATPQWTATLNIGRGGAHVSYYHRANDQVQVGVEFEASSQTQETVSSFGYQLDLPEANMVFRGSLDSNWVVGGVLEKKLAPLPLTFALGAFMDHMKVIC
- the LOC125449581 gene encoding mitochondrial import receptor subunit TOM40B-like isoform X4, which gives rise to MGNRAAAERRRRLHNPGGFERLHRRCKDVFPQQIEGVKLVINKNLSQHFQAAHTIHMSSTSPHYHFNATYSGTQQAGPGENFPLLVGEMDSSGSLNAQCILLLAERIRAKAAFQTQQNKFLTWQFDSEYRGDNFTASVTLGNPDIINQSAIVVGHFLQSVTQNLVLGGEIVYHRRPNEEGAIFTLAGKYATPQWTATLNIGRGGAHVSYYHRANDQAPWTATGWLVASWRRNSPLYL
- the LOC125449581 gene encoding mitochondrial import receptor subunit TOM40B-like isoform X3 translates to MGNRAAAERRRRLHNPGGFERLHRRCKDVFPQQIEGVKLVINKNLSQHFQAAHTIHMSSTSPHYHFNATYSGTQQAGPGENFPLLVGEMDSSGSLNAQCILLLAERIRAKAAFQTQQNKFLTWQFDSEYRGDNFTASVTLGNPDIINQSAIVVGHFLQSVTQNLVLGGEIVYHRRPNEEGAIFTLAGKYATPQWTATLNIGRGGAHVSYYHRANDQVQVGVEFEASSQTQETVSSFGYQLDLPEANMVFRVIC